The following DNA comes from Salminus brasiliensis chromosome 21, fSalBra1.hap2, whole genome shotgun sequence.
ATTATTTAGCATACTAGCAAACAGATGTTGTAACTTATTACTGCTTTACGCTTAAGTGAAATACAATTAGTAAGATTATTCTTGATAATTCACAAgttttcagaaaacacagagcaATGACCTCACATTTCAAAAACTGAGGATTTGAGGAAAACTGAGGCCTCATGGAAAGATCACTCAAACCCAGCTGTGTGTGAGGTGCCAAGTTAAACAGCTTTAAACAAACTTATTTAACTTTACGGCCACACGCATTTTTGTCCTCCATATTTTGGCAAATACAGTACattaccaaaaaacaaaaactgtacATTAAAAACAGACCCCTCGCCGCACCGCACCTCCTCTCTCAAAGACCAGCCGGCCCAACCCCCGTCACTGATCGTGGGTCACTGCGGCTTTAAGCTCCAACATAACGTCATCTGTTCAGCCGCAATAACACATGCACGCTCCTGGAGGGACAGTACGGTCAGCCTCCAAGCACATGAACACAACTCCATTCACTGGATCCAAGCCTGTAACAGGCACAGGGAGGCAGGGATGGCACGTAAGGcgccttctcctctccttccgTTCAGAAATGAGGTTGAGCAGAGAAAGGCCAGTCAGCCGTTTTCCTGCTGTTTTCCACTCCGCCTCAGTGGCGGCTAAGCCTCTGCAGAGCACTGCAGTAGCGAGTAGAGCAGGGAAAGAGGGAGCAGACACAAGCTCACAGATGGACTGTGGCGGGGAGGGGATGGAGCCCGGCCCGTCCGTTTCCTTTCACGCTTGTACAGCAATCTGCGGAAGTCTGAGCTGACCTCATCCCACTGTTCCAGGAGAGAGTACACCCACTTGACACTTTTCACGTACAGCACTCTAAATGGGGATTGTTTAGAGCCGTCACAAACTTGCTTACGGAAAACATTGATTAAAATCTTCCTTCTCAATGAATCAGGACTGATTAGTTGGCAATCTGCTTAGCAATAATGCATATTTTAAATTGTCCTTCTGGcctttataaatatttaatgaatacTTTTTAAAGGACTCTTGTGTATCAACACTTctacaataaaacattttaccATCTTTGGTGTTCAAGTTACATCAGGTCAATTCTAATGGCCCGTAGAGCCAATTTCTCACCAAAATAATGTATAGATTAGACAAGTACTAAGATCACTAATGATAGTGCTAGTACTGTTACTCATCCATTGCCTGACATATTCTTATTGCAATTGAACAttaataaaatttaaaataaagagattccCAACTGTGCAACATTATTATACTGTGCTACAAACTCACTTTAACAAAACCCACAGGCTGGGACACAACCATGTCTGGCAGCCTTAGAGCAGTATTAAAAACACTAATCTTGGGTACTTAAACGGGGTCTCGTGTATACAGGGCAGTTAAATCCACAATGAGAACACATTCCCATAAGTGCCTTAAAGGGAACTATTCTGATCCATTTAGAGGTTAAATCTGGAGTCTCAAAATCACTGGATTAAGGCCAGTTTAGCACATGTTCcagaaaaaacaactaaaaaaaaaaaaaaaaaaaaaaaaaaaaaaaacattaaacaaaacTGAGGAAGCAATCATCTATGGGCCTGAGGGTCACCCAAGGCCCTTGTTTAGTGCTAGAAAACTCAGGCTCATCACCAGACTAGATCAAGAACAGACCAgtacacagtttaaaatggttTACAGTGGTTTACTGCACACAACTTATATTCACATACAAGGCTTGCTCTCTTGGGCATGATGACATGATATCCGTGTGTGGCTGGGCAGTGACACCGAACATTTACACTGACTGCTGAGCCAGTGAGGCTCTAGACCAACACCATGCCAATAATCAATCATTTAAAACTTCAGATCCAACAAAGAGGGACTGAAAACACCTTCCAGCTTCCAAACAAACGCCACCAACATTTCTGCCTCACAAAACTAAGATAAATGCTGTGCACGACGCTCATCTACTGCACCACCATATCCACGGGGGTCACTGAACCAGGGTGGCTGTGATTATTCCTCTAAGGAGCTCCCATACCTACTGTAGAACTTCCATGCTGCGAAAGGGGCCAGAAACTTGAGTTTTACTGCGACAACAGTACATTATTAGTGTCATCTGTGGAATCCACACTCAGAAATGTCCTCAGAAACTACACTAAAACCTACAAAAGAGCCATAGACAACATTCGCTAAAGACAAACTGACCTCAGCAGTAACGACCCTCCAGTCTGTATGGTCAGTAGGATGCTACTCAGGACCTGAAGGCAGAACTAACACTAACATTAAGTTTAAAAGGTCTTCTGAAATACCAGGTTGTGGCAGTGGAGTCCGTCCCATTTGAGAAAACTGGTCTTTTACTGGAGGACATGGGTTTGGATCCTATGTtcatccagagagagagaaaagcagtgCACACAGCAGTGCACACAGCAGTTCATCCGCCTACCAGGGTTAGATACATTCCCACACCAAATAGCCCCAAATAGTCAAAATACTTGATAATCGGTGATATTTCTGACTGCATGCTAATTAGAAACGTCTCATTTTCCCTCTATCAGACTCTAAGGTTATAAAACACGAGCAAAATACCAGCATTTACTGAAGAGTGGCTTGAAGTGACCAAACTTCAGAAAGGCAGCACTAGTTAGTAACAGCTAGTTAGTGAAGTTTAGCCAGCGCAGCTAGCAATAGGGGGTCGGTGCATAAAAAAAAGACGACCACCGCCAACTAAACAAGGTCAGCATATTAACGTATTAACTTTATggtttattagtatttttatcaGTCATATTTCGAGAAAAGTGCCCGGACAATCACACTGCGTGCGTCTACTTAAACAGGCAACCCCTGTTATTTCGCTgggctgagctgagctgggctgagctgggctaagctaagctaacgtTAGCTCACCCAGCTGATTACTTCAGCCGTAATGATGGCAACAGGGAGAGGAACTAACAGCAGTTACTTCTAAAATCCACTTGATTTTCTTACTGTGCCACCCAGCAGTCTTCACAAAACCAACACAACAAACCCAGCCTTTATATTCAGCCCAAATCGACAGTCTGTACAAAAAGCCCAAATCGACACTACTGTACAAAAAACTCGCTAGCAcacttgctagctagctaactgtctTACGGATGTCATTCGAGACGCTTTGTTAGACgaacaataaaacacaattttcGCGATTCCAATAAAGACAACGTTTGGATAACCCCTTGTCTACACACTTGTATATATTTGTTGCCTGAAAGAGTAGAAACGTAGGGTTTTACTGTATATTCCGCTCCCACTCACCGTATCCTCTCTGTTTGTTTCTCTGCGCCGGGCGTTGGCAGCTCTGCGCACGGGGCTTCCCGGGGAAAGGCGCAGGGGCGTAACGTCAAAGATtcacagaaaaaataaatcaatcaataaatcacTATTATATCACATTTAAAATGTGTCTAAAATAAATTATGTAATCAATTAATACGTGTCGACAATCGTACATTGTTTATTTAACAACATATAGCTATATCTATATAATTTAAAAACTCTATACAAACAAACCGTTTTAGTTTTAGTTGACCattatatttgtcatttttatttgtaaagATGGGTTTAAATATTGTGCGACACAAAAATATTTGTCAGAATTCATAGTTTTTTTCAGCTCAGatttttttccagttttctTTCAGACTTTTGACCCACTTCTCGCAGACCAACTCCAGATGGCAGTAGAGCGACTTAGAGTCTAAATTAAGGTCAGTTTtcactgtcaaaataaaagttagcGCTGTACTTCTACGGGTGTGTCTACCTAACACATTATACGAGACTCTTGTGAgaataatgaatataatatactataataatatatattaattctataataatatatattttttttgtttttatataatacaatataataatgataatatatatttaatcgAATAACTGATTGGGATCATAAGTCATGCGTACACCgagcttttattttaaaatgtgcgACTCGCTTCTCACTTCTCGCCTCATGTGACATTTTGTGAGCAcgtgacatgaacatgaagaaGAAGCCTCTGAAGATGTAGTgtaagtttttttattttttccttcgaATCAACTCGTTTCATCCGTGTTTTTTAAAGTGCACACGGACAGTAAGAGGCAGGGTAATATTTTACAACTGCGAAGACTTGGTTTGTGTGCTTTGGCTGCTGTTGTGGTCAGGAAGACGCCTGGGTTTGGATGGATGAGCTATCTAGCTAGGTGTTATTGTTGATAaacgcgtgcgtgcgtgcgtgcgtgcgtgtgtgtgtgtgtgtgcgtgtgtgcgtgtgtgtgtgtgtgtgtgtgtgtgtatgtatatatatgtatatgtatatgtgtatgcgtgtgtgtgtgtgtgtgtgtgtatatatgtatatgtgtatgtgtgtgtgtgtgtgtgtgtgtgtatatatgtatatgtgtatgtatgtgtgtgtgtgtgtatatatgtatatgtgtatgtatgtgtgtgtgtgtgtatatatgtatatgtgtatgtatgtgtgtgtgtgtgtatatatgtatatgtgtatgtatgtgtgtgtgtgtgtatatatgtgtgtgtgtgtgtgtgtgtgtatatatatatgtgtgtgtgtgtgtgtatgtgtgtgtgtgtgtgtatatgtgtgtgtgtgtgtatatgtgtgtgtgtgtgtatatgtgtgtgtatatatgtgtgtgtgtgtgtgtatatgtgtgtgtgtgtgtgtatatgtgtgtgtgtgtgtgtatatatgtgtgtgtgtgtatatatatatgtgtgtgtgtgtatatatatatgtgtgtgtgtgtatatatatatgtgtgtgtgtgtgtatatatgtgtgtgtgtgtatatgtatgtgtgtgtgtgtgtgtgtgtgtatatgtatgtgtgtgtgtgtgtgtgtatatatgtatgtgtgtgtgtgtgtatatatgtatgtgtgtatatgtatgtgtgtgtgtgtgtatatatgtatgtgtgtgtgtgtgtgtgtgtgtgtgtgtgtatatatgtatatatgtatgcgtgtgtgtgtgtgtgtgtgtgtatatgtatatgtgtatgtgtgtgtgtgtgtgtgtgtgtgtgtgtgtatatatatatatatatatgtatatgtgtgtgtgtgtgtggcttaaAGAGTGgatgtctttctttcatttcagcCTGAACCTTCATCCCTTGGTAGCTGACTTGTGTAATCTTCATCATGGCGACTGGGAGCTCTTGGGATGAAAGGATTTCTGGCTTCTTGCTGAGCCCCTCACTGTTTTTGTCCTGCACCACCCCTGACAGTTTCTTATCTGAGCTTCTTGATGAACTGAGGGATGACAAGGCTAATGACTACAAAAAGGTGGGACAGACACACGGACATAGACTATCATTCAAACGTTTGGGATTACATATTAATACACATGCGGCCATCACTGAAAAATTAGGAAATTTCAATAAAAATACTGTTAAAAGATTTTAatccaagtcatttttgagcatttttgtTAATCCATTCATTCTAAAATCTCAACACAATGTAAACTCAACATagttcaaattatgtcaaaaataaattataaacaaaacaacaaaaatggctTGTACAGTTTTGGGTAAAAGATTTAGTCATGTAGCTACCCACAATTTAAGagttttttgcttgtaaaaagCTCATATTACACCCCAGCcagatttaccatcattaagcactgatttaccaaaccaggtgttggatgatcactaaaAATAATACTAGcctcccatgaggagaactttggagatgttctaataaaCACAGAGAAGCAAAACCACCgatgacatttacattacatgtatggcatttggctgacccTCCTATCCAGAGACTTACAACTTATCCAGAGGTTACTCTGGattattacagaggtgggccaatgtagtgttaggagtcttgcccaaagactcttaatAATGCagcacagcatagccacccagaccgggattAGAACCCCAACCCCAGGTCCCCAACcccaggtagtggtgttatctattgcgccacaccaaccacttctTTGTATggatattatttgtatttattctaaaatcAGTATTTTACTGAGTAAATAGACACTTACTACCCAGAAAACAAGCCTTCCAATTTACAGGTGCCTAAAACTTTAGCACAATACTGTATAGACTGATAGACTGAATAATGTTTCATTCAGTATTTTGTATCAAATCATGTACCAGTCAATGTTCTGTAATTCTCTCACCCAagatttgatcacttttgaGTTGAAACAAgacattttgtattttattttaaataagacaTCCACTATTATAGAGACAACTAAAATAATGATGGTTgctttataaaaaaacaatttagTAACTAAAATATTGAAATTAAATGTTTGAATCAGTCTGATATTTAAAACCGGCATTTGTAGACTTACTTGATTTATTGTACTTCAGCAGAGCAGAAAGTGTTTAAATTGAAAATGATTCagtttttctgtcattttaatcCAGGTAGATTTAGTCCCTCTGTGATTAGGATATTGTTTATCAGCATTGACATACATTATGTGAACATAAAGAATATTGGATATTGACATTGACCCACATTGTGCATCTGTGATTTTACAGCCCTACATGATctaattctctttttttaaaaactataaacagattttaataaatgaatagacTAACAAAATAATGTATATAGTTGGGCATTactctcattcacactgttcattAATATCAGATTTATATATGAacaatatatttcttttttttgttaggTCCTCCTACTGTCGCCATTACTGGAGCATCCTACGGTCCTCTGCCCAACCATCTCAGCAGGAGAGGGGACAGCACAGGAACTTATATCAATTCTCACCTTTACTCCACAGAAATCTGTCAGTCTCAAATGTTACATTATGCTGGCTGTTACCAACGTATTAATATGTACATCCTGCTTGTCCAACCGAACAAAGGTAGCAGAGGACTACCTGGACTTCCTGTTTAAAACCATTCAGGACACAAACGATAACAGCTGTGGGCTGGCTCTTCACCCTCTCCGAGCCACTGCCTGCGACTGTCTGAGAGAAATGGAGTCCTGCAACCCTGGCCTTCTCTCCCAGAGGTTAGAAACCTTGTACTACTTAAAACAGCAGGAAACCACTGTCCTCCATCAGTCGTACTGCATGTTGTATACACAGAGCCTCAAGAATGCAATTCGGCTCCTGACTCGAGAAAAAGATGTGGATAATGCAAAGCTTAGGAGCGTCTTAACTGGAAATGAAGGCTTTTCGTGGAAGACTGTCGATTCCTCATTGTACACGTTGCCGTTCAGCATGATGACACAGGTTCCACAGCTTCCAACAGCGTTGGATTGCAAGGAGCTGAAGTCTGTATTGTCCTTGCTCTTGGAGGAGTCTTACCTGATGACGCCTGTCTCGCAGGCCGCTTTGCTCCGAGGACTAGTAGAGATTGTTGCCATGGTCCCAGCCATCTCCCCAGCCATATTCAAGTCTCAGCTGTTGCGCCTTTTTGGAACAGCAGAGATTGAGCTGATGCATGCAACGCTGTTGATGAAGGGCACGTTCACAGACAGCCttttcacagctgaagatgagcATTTCTTACTCAAGCGTCTTGTGGGCATGGCACAGCACCCACTACTGAGAACTCCTGAGAAACTGTTTTACATGAACTGCATTCTACACTTCCCTGAGAATAGACCCATTTCTAGCTCTGGAGAAGAATGCCTGCCTGTGCTCGTCACACCTCAGCTCACTTCATCTCTCCTACCCACTGTGTTTAATGATGGTGCAACCATGCTCTGTAGACTGAACCTACTTTGCTTGGTACACCTAGAGGCTGACGAAGAAGAGGAGGGCAAAGGCCTGGCCTACTTGTTTGACCACCTGATGGCCATGCTCAAAATAGTAGACAATCAGGGGAGCAGAGAGATGGTGGTGACATCTTTCAGAGCAATCTTTATCTTTCTCACACACTTCAACCACATGGAGAAACTGTCACAGAGGCTGGTCAGCAGCTTATGCGACTTGTATTCCAGACACTGTCGCCTTGCTCCGAACCTGATCGACCTGGCAGACCGAATCCAGGAATGCATGGAAGAGTCCCTTTGGTCAGTGCAGTTGTTGAAAGCACTTCAGAAGTGTGTTGTGGAGATGCCTCCATTGCAACTGACCCTTCAGAATCTCAGTTGGCACCTTAAAATCTTGGCGCGAGTGGCGCAAGAGAGCCAGATTGCCCAGAGGAATACCATCTGCCTCCTCCTCAATGTCCTCATCAATTCTAATCTTTGTGAAAGGAGGAACTGGCAGGTGGGCAATGCCATCCTCGCTGTTTGCCGTCAATTGCTTCAGCATCCCACCCTGAGCGAGATGTTTATTGAACTGGCTGACCTCCTGCAGTACATGGCCAAACACTATGAGGACACGGACACTCAAGACCATGCGCGGTTCTACTACACCTTGCTTACCAACCTGTCGTGGGAAAAACTTGCGGGCATCCTTGCCAAAGGCCCCGAAGGAGGACCGGCCAAGATCAGGTCGCTGTCGGCCATCGTGGCAGAAAGCGATGGGCTCACCAGTTGTTTGACTGTTCATCAGACTGAGGGGTGCGTCCTTCAGCTTAAAAAGATCCATGGGCATGGTTCTCAGGGTGCAGTGACCAGTACAGATACTCTGGAAACTGTGAACGAGAAGGATTTGCTCGAGGTTTACCAGGAGCAGTTCAAGACCTCAGGTTTTGCATCTGAGATCACCTTGAGGTACAACCTGACTCATGCGATACTAAACGATCCTAGGTTTGACCGAATGTTCACAATTTGTCTGCACTTTGACTTGAACGACTCTCACTATGCAGATATCAACGATATCTACGTGCCATGCCTCTTTAGAGACAGGAAGCCCCCTCAGGTAAGCCTGAAGCTGAAGCCGTTTCAGCCGTACCCAACGAGTCTACGGCTGAGTGCCATATTCACCACGGAAGACGGCCTCTCTTGGCACACACAGCTACCTGATGTAAAAGTCTCATTTCCTGAGATATTCCTCCCTGTACCTTTACCGTTGGGTACATCACATGAGGTCAAGCAGGAAGTGTTTGACCATATTTGGAAAGCTACATCCTTGGGTGAACCAAGCAGTTCAGCAACTAGCCTGTTTTGTTTTAAGACAGAAAGCGATGCGTTAGCGGATTTGGTAAAGACTCATTTTGAGGGTTACCTGATTGCAGAGTCACAAGATCCTTCCGGTGTATGGAAAGTCATATTTTTCCTTCCACCTCTGTTTCATATTCTGTTAATGATGAGACAGGCTGAGGATGCTGTTCAGGTCAGCATTGCCACAGACAACTGGGAGTTGTTACCTCATATCAGCTCTTACCTACAAAACATAACTGTCCACTGCAACATGACATCTACCTGATAGCTAAATGGAGGTGTAGCGTAGTGTTTACCAAGTCAGGTCACCGATACACCCATTTTAAACTTTAAAGAAGGGTTTGGCAATTCATTCacaagctcagttcagttctgtcAGGTTGACGCTAAGAGAGTAATCGGAAATATTGTAGCATTGTTGCCACATGCTTGATTTTAATAAGTGAATAAGCAGTTTTATCATGTCTGTATCACAGTTTAATTGCACTCACTCGTAAAATGATATTTTGATACTTTTGCAATGTTCGTCATAAACCCTGTGCTAATTGTCCAATCAGCCATATGCAAATCTTTGTACAGTTGAATGATATGTATAATAAAGTCCTAACTGATGTAATACTATTTATTCCAGTTCTACTCAATAATAGTCCCCAAGTCGAAAGATCAGACAAAGCTTTAAATGGATCGGTAAACAAAGGGTAGGACAGGTAACAATTATGAAATTGACAAACTGTcaacagtatatacacacacacacacacagatacacagtcatatcagaatattgtgaacacccctggtttggaatgaacacCTAGTTGGTCCACTTTGTAGATGTAAAGCCAGAGACAGACGctgatctgttgctgcacagtttgtgttgatcaccctctagtccttcatcagtggtcacaggtgACCCACTCATAGCAGCGTAACACACACTATGAACACACCACCGCCATGTCAGTGAGTGTTGCTGCAATGCTTAGAATGACCCATCAcctaaataatacctgctctgtggtggtcagtcctgtggggtcctaagcactgaggaacagggtgaaaggaggctaataacaaagtatgcagagaaacagatggatacagtctgaaATTATAATACTACAGAGTGCTAAGAGAAGCTGATACaatgggccgagttcattccaatACAGGGGTGGTCATAGttttctgatatgactgtgtagaCTTAGCAGTCTGTAAGTCTGAAAACTGCAGATTCAAGGCATGGTCCAGTTAAGACAGTAATTTGGCTTGGCCCGTAAGTGTTTCACCATGTTTTAACAGTGTTAAAATCAATTGATCAATTAGAAAGACTTTCATCTCATTTCAGAATCCAGCACAATTTTGGTTCTATTCCTAAGTGATAAGACCAGTGGCTTCTCTGAAAGGTTACTGCATGAGATCAGTCTCTGATCAATGTCCTCTCACTTTGAAAGACCCTCAAAGTTGGGCTCTGTGCATGCAGGCAGAGCTGCTTGACTGTTCAGTAGTTTGTCCATGATACTGATTTCAGCATCCCTTTTTTCAACCTCTTCTACTGGAGTCCATGACATATCGTGCTGCAGTTTGTACGCCCCAAGAAACTTGTGTGGACAACTGGGACCccattcctaaaaaaaaaaaacagaatcagAAAGATGTTTGTTAAGCTTTTTAATTTCCCTTTGGCACTGCAGCAGTGCCTTCTGCAACCGTGTTCGCCCTTTTCTTGCATGAACTGAACTGACGAATGTGGGATATAGGTGAAAAAGAttgtaaacagtgtaaacagcATAAAAAACACATCAGGCTTGGTGAGAAGATTaggccactttacctgctgctTGAACGTAGCCTTAAAAAGAACTTCACTTTATATGTTAGACTTCATTCTTTTAGTGGGATCATGTGGTAGGAGTTATCACTATAATCATATATAATTGTGCAGTATTGTGAAATTCTTCTTGGAAAGCTGGAGAAAGCCCAGGGTCAGCCATGAGATGGCAACCGTGGAgtagagagggttaagggctttgctcaagagcccaaaaGTGGTATCTTAGTCTTAGTGAACCAGAGTATCGAACCCATCGACTGTGGCATCACCGGGTTTAAACCAGCCATCTCCTGATGATAGGGATAAAGCTTAAGGTGGTTGCGCCACTCAGGAGCCCTCTAACCACTGAGTCACCACTGATACCACTAGTAGTCCTTGTTAGCAGGTCGGAATAGGAAACCACTACATTGGGAAGCTTAATGGAGGAGAGCTTCCTTTTGGACTGAATCTGTATGGGCTTATAGGACTCGTGGTTTTAACATAGACATGAATATGGCAAAAGACGCTGTCCATGGTAAAAATCCATTAAGTGTTACTCAAT
Coding sequences within:
- the ap5b1 gene encoding AP-5 complex subunit beta-1 yields the protein MATGSSWDERISGFLLSPSLFLSCTTPDSFLSELLDELRDDKANDYKKVLLLSPLLEHPTVLCPTISAGEGTAQELISILTFTPQKSVSLKCYIMLAVTNVLICTSCLSNRTKVAEDYLDFLFKTIQDTNDNSCGLALHPLRATACDCLREMESCNPGLLSQRLETLYYLKQQETTVLHQSYCMLYTQSLKNAIRLLTREKDVDNAKLRSVLTGNEGFSWKTVDSSLYTLPFSMMTQVPQLPTALDCKELKSVLSLLLEESYLMTPVSQAALLRGLVEIVAMVPAISPAIFKSQLLRLFGTAEIELMHATLLMKGTFTDSLFTAEDEHFLLKRLVGMAQHPLLRTPEKLFYMNCILHFPENRPISSSGEECLPVLVTPQLTSSLLPTVFNDGATMLCRLNLLCLVHLEADEEEEGKGLAYLFDHLMAMLKIVDNQGSREMVVTSFRAIFIFLTHFNHMEKLSQRLVSSLCDLYSRHCRLAPNLIDLADRIQECMEESLWSVQLLKALQKCVVEMPPLQLTLQNLSWHLKILARVAQESQIAQRNTICLLLNVLINSNLCERRNWQVGNAILAVCRQLLQHPTLSEMFIELADLLQYMAKHYEDTDTQDHARFYYTLLTNLSWEKLAGILAKGPEGGPAKIRSLSAIVAESDGLTSCLTVHQTEGCVLQLKKIHGHGSQGAVTSTDTLETVNEKDLLEVYQEQFKTSGFASEITLRYNLTHAILNDPRFDRMFTICLHFDLNDSHYADINDIYVPCLFRDRKPPQVSLKLKPFQPYPTSLRLSAIFTTEDGLSWHTQLPDVKVSFPEIFLPVPLPLGTSHEVKQEVFDHIWKATSLGEPSSSATSLFCFKTESDALADLVKTHFEGYLIAESQDPSGVWKVIFFLPPLFHILLMMRQAEDAVQVSIATDNWELLPHISSYLQNITVHCNMTST